The Streptomyces sp. NBC_01298 genome contains the following window.
TTCCGCACGCCCCGCGGGGGCAACAACGCATGCGCACAAGGCCCTTGGGGGCGCGAACCCCGCACGCACACGAACGCCGCAGGGGCGCGCCGTCGAAACGGTGCGCCCCTGCGGGGTGTTCGCGCATGCCCCGGGGGTGTCGGCCCCCGGGGCGGTCACGAGGGTGGCGTCAGCCGCCCAGCTCCTGGTGACGGGCGGTGTGCGCGGCGGTGCCGGCCTCCGTCAGCGCACCGAAGAGGCGCAGGCGGGAGAAGCCGCCGTCCGGGAAGATGTCGATGCGCACGTGCGTGCCGACCGCCGGGGCGTCGAGCACGAAGCGGTGGTTGGTGTCGGGCTGCAGGCGGGTGCGCGGCAGGAACTCGGTCCACTCGCCCTCCTCGCCCGTCTTGATCGACAGCGAGGCCCAGCCGGCCGAGTTGCCCTTGAGGTACGCGGTGTCGATCTCGACGGCGCGGATCTCGGACTCGGCGACGAGCTGGTAGCGGATCCAGTCGTTGCCGTTGTCACGGCGACGGGCGGTCTCCCAGCCGTCGTCCATCTTGCGGGAGCGGCCCGGGTTGATGGTGTTGGTCGGCGGGGAGTAGAAGCGGTTGGAGGCGTCCTGGACGGAGCCGCCGTTCTCCAGGGCCACCACGTCGAAGGAGCCGAGCGCCGCGAGCCACTTGGGGTCGGGGACGACCTCGCCGTAGACGCGCAGGCGGGCGATGCCGCCGTCGGGGTGCTGGTTGACGCGCAGGTGCGTGAAGCGCTGCTCCACGTCGATCTCGAAGCCGTTGGCCGCGTGGCCGCCGACGGGGGTGCGGGCGACGATGGTCGTCCACTTGATGTCGTCGCCCTGGAGCTCCGCCGGGGTCGGCGCGAGGGCGCCCTCCCAGTTGGTGGCCTCTACGGAGACGGCCTGCGGCATGTTGCCGCGGAAGTGGGCGGTGTCCACGACGATGCCGCGGATGACGCCGGGGGCGCCCAGGCGGACGAGCGCCCAGTCGTGGTCCTCGGGGGTCGGCCAGGGCTGGGTGGCGGAGATGCCGCGGCGGCGGCGGGTCTCCCAGCCGTCCATGACCTTGCCCTTGTGGCCGAAGTCCTCGGGGTCGAAGTGCGCGGCCTCGGAGATCAGCAGGTTCTCGCGCTGGGCGAAGAACTCGTCGTTGGCCTCGATGACACCGGCGCCGAGTTCACGGGCGGCGAGGTTCGCGTACTGGGTGAACGGGAAGTCCGCGCTGCGGTAGTCCGCGTACGGGTCGCCGCCTCCGTACGGGTTCGCGTTGCCGGTGAAGGATTCAATCGCCACTGTCAGTTCTGCCTTTCAAGGAGTCGGCCGGTGGGCTCGGACGGGGTGCCGTGGTCGGCGATCTGCGTTCCGCGCAGCCAGGTGGACTTCACGACGCCGTGCAGGGTCTTGCCCGCGTACGCCGTGACCTGGTTGCGGTGGTGCAGGTGGGCCGGGTCCACGGTGAAGGTCTCTTCGGGGGCCAGGACGGCGAAGTCGGCGTCGCGGCCGGCCTCGATCGCGCCCTTGCTCGCCAGACCGGCGAGGGCGGCCGGGGCGGCGGACATCCAGCGGACGACGTCCTCGAGGGTGCGGCCGCGCTTCTTCGCCTCGGTCCAGATGGCCGGAAGGCCCAGTTGGAGGGAGGAGATGCCGCCCCACGCGGTGGCGAAGTCGCCGGTCTTGAGGTCCGCGGTGGAGGGCGAGTGGTCGGAGACGATGCAGTCGATCGTGCCGTCGGCGAGCGCGTCCCACAGGACGTCCTGGTTCGCGGACTCGCGGATGGGCGGGCAGCACTTGAACTCGGTGGCGCCGTCCGGGACTTCCTCGGCCGTCAGGGTGAGGAAGTGCGGGCAGGACTCGACGGTGATCCGCACGCCCTCGGCCTTGGCCGCGGCGATCAGCGGCAGCGCGGAGGCGGAGGACAGGTGCAGGACGTGGACGCGCGCGTTGAGTCGCTTCGCCTGGTCGATCAGGTTCTGGATCGCGGTGTTCTCGGCGTCCTGGGGGCGGGAGGCCAGGAAGTCGGCGTACTTGGGGCCGGCGTTCTGCGGCGCGGACTCCAGGTGGTGCGGGTCCTCGGCGTGCACGATCAGCAGGCCGCCGAAGCCGGTGATCTCGGCGAGCGAGGCGGCCAGCTGCTCCTGGTCGAGGAGCGGGAACTCATCCACGCCGGAGGGCGACAGGAAGCACTTGAAGCCGAAGACTCCGGCGTCGTGCAGCGGGCGCAGGTCCTTGACGTTGTCCGGCAGCGCACCGCCCCAGAAGCCGACGTCCACGTGCGCCTTGGCCCGGGCCACATCCTGCTTGACCACAAGGTTGGCGGTCGTGGTGGTCGGCGGCAGCGAGTTGAGCGGCATGTCGAGGATGGTGGTGATGCCACCGGCCGCGGCGGCGCGGGTGGCCGTCCAGAAGCCTTCCCACTCGGTACGACCGGGGTCGTTCACGTGGACGTGGGTGTCGACCAGGCCGGGGAGGAGCACGTCGTCGCCGAAGTCCTCCAGCCGGGCACCGGCCGGTACGTCGGCCTCGTACGGCAGCACGGCCGCGATCTTCCCGCCGGCGACGGCCACCGAAGCGGCACGCGTCCCCTCGGGGGTGATGACGCGCGTCGAGCGCAGTACCAGTTCCACAGCCAGGTCGGACACCGGAACCTCCCCATCTACTTCCACAGAGCGAAATTCAACGTTCTGTTGACGGAGTCTTCACGTCGATCCGGAACCAGTCAAGAGCGCCCGGACGGACCACTGACGGCGGCGTATCGCAATTGGAGGTTTCCACAGGATGGAATTAAGATTTCGCTATGCAGAATGTAGCTACCACCACCAGGAACCGGACCGGTAACTTCCCGGGGACCTCCGCCACCAGGACAAACCACCTCTGACCGGCGAGGACGGCATCGCCCCGGCTCTAGGGCCGACGCAGACCGACCGGTAGGCTGCTTGCTTGCCTGCCAGCACCGAAAGGACCGCGCCCGTGCCGACGTCCAGCGCCAGCACCACCGACGCCTCCACCAAGCCCACCGCCGCCAGCGGTGGCGTCCAGTCCCTCGAGCGCGCCTTCGATCTCCTCGAACGCATGGCCGATGCCGGTGGCGAGGTCGGCCTCAGCGAGCTCTCCGCCGCCAGCGGTCTGCCGCTGCCCACCATCCATCGCCTCATGCGCACCCTCGTGGCGTGCGGCTACGTCCGGCAGCAGCCCAACCGACGGTACTCCCTCGGACCCCGGCTGATCCGCCTCGGCGAGTCCGCGTCGCGGCTGCTGGGCACCTGGGCCCGCCCCTACCTGGCGCGCCTGGTCGAGGAGACCGGCGAGACCGCGAACATGGCCCTGCTCGACGGGGACGAGATCGTCTACGTCGCCCAGGTGCCGTCCAAGCACTCGATGCGCATGTTCACCGAGGTCGGCCGCCGGGTGCTGCCGCACTCCACCGGCGTGGGCAAGGCGCTGCTCGCCTACACCCCCGCGGACGAGGTACGGGCCCTGCTCGCGCGCACCGGGATGCCGGCCGCGACCGAGAAGACCATCACCACCCCCGAGGGCTTCCTGGACGCCCTGGAGGTCGTCCGGCGGGTGGGCTACGCGGTCGACGACAACGAGCAGGAGATAGGAGTCCGCTGCCTGGCGGTCTCCGTGCCGAACTCGCCGACCGCCGCCGCGATCTCCATCTCCGGCCCGGCCGGCCGGGTGACCGAGGCCGTGGCCGAGTCCTTCGTGCCGATCCTCCAGGGTGTCGCGGCCGAGCTGTCGGTGGCCCTGCAGAGCCAGAACCCGGCGTAGGCGAGCCGCCCGTACGGCAAAGGCCCCGGCCCCCTCGAAGGGGGCCGGGGCCTTTGCCGTACGCCCTACGCGGCCGGGACCACCTCGGTGAGGCGGCCGTCGGTCATCGTCGTGGTGCGGTCCATGCGCTCCAGGTGGGCGTGGTCGTGGGTGACCAGCACGGTGGCGGTGGAGCGCTCCCGGGTGAGCGTGACCAGCAGGTCCAGGATCGCGGCGCCGCGCTCGTGGTCGAGGGCGCTGGTGGGCTCGTCGACCAGGAGCACGGCGGGCTCGTTCATCAGGGCGCGGGCGATGTTGATCCGCTGGCGCTGCCCCCCGGAGAGCTGGTGCGGCCGCTTGTCGGCCTTGTCGGCCAGCCCCACCGCGTCCAGCAGCTCCAGGGCCCGCCCCCGTACGGCCCGCGCGGGGCGGCCCGAGAGGTGGGCCATGACCTGGAGCTGTTCGGCGGCGGTGAGCGAGGCCAGCAGGTTCGGCTGCTGGAAGACGATGCCGATCTTCTCCCGGCGCAGCGTCGCCTTCTCCCCCGGGCCGAGCTCCGAGGCGTCCTGCCCCGCCACGACCACCCGGCCGCTGTCGGGCGTGACCAGGGTGGCGGCGACCGCCAGCAGGCTCGACTTCCCGGAACCGGAGGGACCGACCACCGCCGTCAGGGTGCCGGCGGGCACCTCCAGCCCGACCGCGTCCAGCGCCGTGAGGCGGCCGTCGCCGTCCGGGTAGGTGAGGGTCACGTCGTGCACGAGCAGGGTCATCGGGCGCTCCCGAGAGCGGTCAGGGGGTCTACGGCGGTGATCCGCCGGATGGACAGGGCGGCGCCCAGTGCGCCGAGCGCGATCATGACGGCGGCCGGGACCAGCACGGTGGCGGCGTCGAGCACGAAGGGCACGTCACCGCCGCTGATCAGGGCTCCGAACCCGGCCGCGAGCGCGGTGCCGGCGCCGGTGCCGAGCGCCAGCATCACCACCGCCTGCCCGAGGGCGTCCTTGAGCAGGTACGGGGTGGAGGCGCCCAGCGCCTTCAGCACCGCGATGTCCCCGCTGCGCTGGATGGTCCACACCGTGAAGAAGGCCCCTATGACGAGGGCCGAGATGGCGAAGAGGAACCCGCGCATCAGCTGGAGCGAGCCGTTCTCGGAGGTGTAGGAGCCGATCGCGCTCAGGGCCTCGTCGACGGTCTGCGCCTTGGTGGCGGTGGCCTTGTCGCCGGCCGCCCAGTCGACTCCGCCCTTGCCGTCCAGGGCCACGACGGTGGCCAGGGTGTCGATGGAGGTGCCGGGGTTCCCGACGCGCTGCCAGTCGTTGAGGTCCATCCAGACGACCGGGGTGTGGCTGTAGGCGGCGGTGCCGGAGACGGCGGCCACGGTCATCTCGACCTGGCCGATCCTGAGCTTGGATCCGGCGGTCAGGCCGCCGAGCTCCTTGGCGGCCTTCTCGGTGAGGACCACCTGCCCCTGGGCGAGCCCGCTCCCCCACGGCGCGAGGGAGCCCGCCGGGTCCACGCCGAAGACGGACACGCCCGCCGTGCGCTCACCCGAGACGACGTTGGTGGTGCGGATGCCCAGCGGCTGCGCCGAGGTGACCCCGGGCTGCTCCCGCCAGGCCAGCCAGGCCTTCTCGGGCACCTGGGAGTTGGTGAAGGAGACCTTCTGGTCCCCGGTGGGCGCGGCGAACGCGAGGCGGGTGGTGGCGGGCAGGCCGGTGATGGCCGAGATGTTCTCCCGGGCCAGTCCCGCGGTGAGCCCGGACAACAGGCCGACCAGCAGCGTGATCAGCAGGACCACCGAGCCCATCAGGGCGAAGCGGCCCTTCGCGAACCGTAGATCTCTCCATGCGACGAACATGTTCCCCACCTTGGTCTTCCGCGTGGACACAAGGCATCGCGCCACAGTAGGGATCCTCGTATCGAAGGGCGCACGAAGACATCAATCCTTTGGTTGACCGGGGCGCCCGGACCCGGACTTACGCTGGTCAGGCCATGACTGCTCCCCCCTCGCCCCCCACGCCCGGTGTCCGCACCCTCACCC
Protein-coding sequences here:
- the alc gene encoding allantoicase, with amino-acid sequence MAIESFTGNANPYGGGDPYADYRSADFPFTQYANLAARELGAGVIEANDEFFAQRENLLISEAAHFDPEDFGHKGKVMDGWETRRRRGISATQPWPTPEDHDWALVRLGAPGVIRGIVVDTAHFRGNMPQAVSVEATNWEGALAPTPAELQGDDIKWTTIVARTPVGGHAANGFEIDVEQRFTHLRVNQHPDGGIARLRVYGEVVPDPKWLAALGSFDVVALENGGSVQDASNRFYSPPTNTINPGRSRKMDDGWETARRRDNGNDWIRYQLVAESEIRAVEIDTAYLKGNSAGWASLSIKTGEEGEWTEFLPRTRLQPDTNHRFVLDAPAVGTHVRIDIFPDGGFSRLRLFGALTEAGTAAHTARHQELGG
- the allB gene encoding allantoinase AllB translates to MAVELVLRSTRVITPEGTRAASVAVAGGKIAAVLPYEADVPAGARLEDFGDDVLLPGLVDTHVHVNDPGRTEWEGFWTATRAAAAGGITTILDMPLNSLPPTTTTANLVVKQDVARAKAHVDVGFWGGALPDNVKDLRPLHDAGVFGFKCFLSPSGVDEFPLLDQEQLAASLAEITGFGGLLIVHAEDPHHLESAPQNAGPKYADFLASRPQDAENTAIQNLIDQAKRLNARVHVLHLSSASALPLIAAAKAEGVRITVESCPHFLTLTAEEVPDGATEFKCCPPIRESANQDVLWDALADGTIDCIVSDHSPSTADLKTGDFATAWGGISSLQLGLPAIWTEAKKRGRTLEDVVRWMSAAPAALAGLASKGAIEAGRDADFAVLAPEETFTVDPAHLHHRNQVTAYAGKTLHGVVKSTWLRGTQIADHGTPSEPTGRLLERQN
- a CDS encoding IclR family transcriptional regulator, encoding MPTSSASTTDASTKPTAASGGVQSLERAFDLLERMADAGGEVGLSELSAASGLPLPTIHRLMRTLVACGYVRQQPNRRYSLGPRLIRLGESASRLLGTWARPYLARLVEETGETANMALLDGDEIVYVAQVPSKHSMRMFTEVGRRVLPHSTGVGKALLAYTPADEVRALLARTGMPAATEKTITTPEGFLDALEVVRRVGYAVDDNEQEIGVRCLAVSVPNSPTAAAISISGPAGRVTEAVAESFVPILQGVAAELSVALQSQNPA
- a CDS encoding ABC transporter ATP-binding protein, translated to MTLLVHDVTLTYPDGDGRLTALDAVGLEVPAGTLTAVVGPSGSGKSSLLAVAATLVTPDSGRVVVAGQDASELGPGEKATLRREKIGIVFQQPNLLASLTAAEQLQVMAHLSGRPARAVRGRALELLDAVGLADKADKRPHQLSGGQRQRINIARALMNEPAVLLVDEPTSALDHERGAAILDLLVTLTRERSTATVLVTHDHAHLERMDRTTTMTDGRLTEVVPAA
- a CDS encoding ABC transporter permease — its product is MFVAWRDLRFAKGRFALMGSVVLLITLLVGLLSGLTAGLARENISAITGLPATTRLAFAAPTGDQKVSFTNSQVPEKAWLAWREQPGVTSAQPLGIRTTNVVSGERTAGVSVFGVDPAGSLAPWGSGLAQGQVVLTEKAAKELGGLTAGSKLRIGQVEMTVAAVSGTAAYSHTPVVWMDLNDWQRVGNPGTSIDTLATVVALDGKGGVDWAAGDKATATKAQTVDEALSAIGSYTSENGSLQLMRGFLFAISALVIGAFFTVWTIQRSGDIAVLKALGASTPYLLKDALGQAVVMLALGTGAGTALAAGFGALISGGDVPFVLDAATVLVPAAVMIALGALGAALSIRRITAVDPLTALGSAR